From Candidatus Baltobacteraceae bacterium, the proteins below share one genomic window:
- a CDS encoding efflux RND transporter permease subunit, protein MKFTRLFVERPTLVTVFLCLVLIAGTLSGFRLVKQQLPNYDIPSIQVLLTYNGASTTEMRDAIVRPLEDEIAGAPDLSYVETSIEPGQATIVAVFSLTSDENTDLVQVQGRVQNSLHQLPSDLPTPQISIYNPSEAVVVSLAASSSTLSLGALSAIVTNDIVPTLEQVQGISYVQENGDVTASIQVNVDPHKLRSSGFTLTDVINAISNNNVRAPGGIVYEPNRETNLDIRGDIQNVPTVANLLLGNTTTAATGSSTSSTYPWTTTSRLYRISDVANVQDAYETQRVYAYTNGTPTIELDVQKAAGSSEVTASNAVLAELPRLKLQYPQVNFSVLNVQSTYTEELLSGVTRTLIEGIIITAIVMLFFLRSWRKAVVVMIAVPASFLVTLAAMQVLGFTLDTVSLLGMTLMIGILVDDSIVVLENISRHQEEGEVPKAAAINGISEIGIATIVITLVIVVVFLPLSFLPGSVGLFLREFGLVVTVATLTSLFVSFAVTPALSGRWALFSHWRPWPVIDRFTEWFDGVRVWYAQRALSWGLEHRSLVVWVSFGSLVLALLLIPLGIVGFEYMPPVDRGELFVNINYPTGTPLATTTAAVREAEKIVMKVPDLQSETSIAGAYEGSLSGYINNGAIGQIHVFLKSGRRRSTQYWSQTLASEIANALPGAQVTGVPSTDPSGGISQPIGYVVASATIDPSAWSDRVFAALQQTPGVIDATTSNALESPQIEVEFNRNAARALDASIGTASTAVRAAYGGYTATEFTGPDGLKDVQVIYKQSDLTNLSGISSIPIRANNGSIITVGDIVNLQNQPAPPLVIRIDRRNVVLIGANVAPGAALSNVQRAFESRLRALHVPATITVTPVQGGNQQQVQQTVTEMGVSLLLSILLVYLLMVALYNGYVTPFIVMFTVPVAVVGALGALAITHQTLNLFSLIGSIMLVGLVAKNGILLVDFANQLRERGLSKMDAIVESAHHRFRPIVMTTFAMIAGMLPLALALDPGSQAERPLGIVVIGGLSSSLVLTLLLIPIMYLRFAPKDQPQPEAPEPKTTPQQSLPV, encoded by the coding sequence ATGAAGTTCACGCGGCTCTTCGTCGAACGCCCGACGCTCGTCACCGTGTTCTTGTGCCTCGTGCTCATCGCCGGCACGCTCTCGGGCTTTCGTTTGGTCAAACAGCAGTTGCCGAATTACGATATTCCCTCGATCCAGGTGCTGCTGACCTATAACGGCGCCTCGACCACGGAGATGCGCGACGCCATCGTGCGGCCGCTCGAAGATGAGATCGCCGGCGCGCCGGATTTGAGCTACGTCGAAACCTCGATCGAGCCCGGCCAAGCCACGATCGTCGCCGTCTTCTCGCTCACCTCCGACGAAAATACGGACCTCGTGCAGGTGCAGGGGCGCGTGCAAAACTCGCTGCATCAACTGCCCTCCGATCTGCCCACACCGCAAATCTCCATTTACAACCCGTCGGAGGCAGTGGTCGTCTCGCTGGCGGCCTCCTCGTCGACGCTCTCGCTGGGCGCGCTCTCGGCGATCGTGACGAATGACATCGTCCCTACGCTCGAGCAAGTGCAAGGCATCTCGTACGTCCAGGAAAACGGCGACGTCACCGCTTCGATTCAGGTCAACGTCGATCCGCACAAGCTCCGATCGTCAGGGTTCACGCTCACCGACGTGATCAACGCGATCTCGAACAACAACGTGCGCGCACCGGGCGGCATCGTCTACGAACCGAATCGCGAAACAAATCTCGACATCCGCGGCGATATCCAAAACGTGCCGACCGTTGCCAACCTACTGCTCGGAAATACGACGACGGCGGCGACCGGTTCGAGCACGTCCTCGACCTATCCGTGGACGACGACGTCGCGTCTGTATCGCATCTCCGACGTTGCCAACGTGCAGGATGCCTACGAGACTCAGCGCGTCTACGCCTACACCAACGGTACGCCGACGATCGAACTCGACGTTCAGAAGGCTGCCGGCTCCAGCGAAGTGACCGCGTCGAATGCGGTGCTCGCCGAATTGCCCCGGCTCAAGCTGCAATATCCGCAGGTCAATTTCTCGGTGCTCAACGTGCAATCGACGTACACCGAAGAGTTGCTCTCGGGCGTGACGCGCACGCTGATCGAGGGCATCATCATCACCGCGATCGTGATGCTGTTCTTCCTGCGTTCGTGGCGCAAGGCGGTGGTCGTGATGATCGCCGTTCCGGCCTCCTTTCTGGTCACGCTGGCTGCGATGCAGGTGCTCGGCTTCACGCTCGACACCGTCTCCCTGCTGGGCATGACGCTGATGATCGGCATCCTCGTCGACGACTCGATCGTCGTGCTGGAAAACATCTCGCGACATCAAGAAGAAGGCGAGGTGCCGAAAGCGGCCGCAATCAACGGCATCTCGGAAATCGGTATCGCGACGATCGTGATCACGCTGGTCATCGTCGTCGTGTTTCTGCCGCTCTCGTTCTTGCCGGGTTCGGTCGGACTCTTCTTGCGTGAGTTCGGCCTAGTCGTGACGGTCGCCACGCTCACCTCGCTTTTCGTCTCGTTCGCGGTGACGCCGGCGCTCTCGGGCCGCTGGGCGCTCTTCTCGCATTGGCGTCCATGGCCGGTCATCGACCGCTTCACCGAATGGTTCGACGGCGTGCGCGTCTGGTACGCGCAGCGCGCGCTCAGCTGGGGACTCGAGCATCGCAGCCTGGTGGTGTGGGTTTCGTTCGGCAGCCTGGTTCTCGCGCTGCTCTTGATTCCGCTTGGCATCGTCGGATTCGAATATATGCCGCCGGTCGATCGGGGCGAGCTCTTCGTCAACATCAATTATCCGACCGGGACGCCGCTCGCAACCACAACCGCAGCGGTGCGCGAGGCGGAAAAGATCGTGATGAAGGTGCCGGATCTCCAATCCGAGACCTCGATTGCCGGTGCGTACGAAGGTTCGCTCAGCGGCTACATCAACAACGGCGCGATCGGTCAGATCCACGTTTTTCTGAAGAGCGGGCGGCGCCGTTCGACGCAGTATTGGTCGCAGACGCTCGCGAGCGAGATCGCAAACGCGCTCCCCGGTGCGCAAGTGACCGGGGTTCCGTCGACCGACCCATCGGGCGGCATCTCGCAGCCGATCGGCTACGTGGTCGCCAGCGCGACGATCGACCCGAGTGCGTGGTCGGATCGTGTCTTCGCCGCGCTCCAACAGACGCCGGGCGTCATCGACGCGACGACCTCCAACGCGCTCGAATCACCGCAGATCGAGGTCGAATTCAACCGCAACGCCGCGCGCGCGCTCGATGCCAGCATCGGTACGGCTTCGACCGCGGTCCGGGCTGCCTACGGCGGCTACACCGCGACCGAATTTACCGGACCCGACGGCCTCAAAGACGTGCAGGTCATCTACAAGCAAAGCGATCTCACCAACTTGAGCGGTATATCGTCGATTCCAATTCGCGCCAACAACGGTTCGATCATCACCGTGGGCGATATCGTCAACCTGCAGAATCAACCCGCTCCGCCGCTGGTCATCCGGATCGACCGGCGCAACGTCGTCCTCATCGGCGCGAACGTCGCGCCGGGTGCCGCCCTCTCCAACGTCCAGCGCGCCTTCGAAAGCCGTCTGCGAGCGTTGCACGTTCCCGCGACGATCACGGTGACGCCGGTGCAGGGTGGAAACCAGCAGCAGGTGCAGCAGACGGTGACCGAGATGGGCGTCTCGCTCTTGCTCTCGATTCTGCTGGTCTATCTGTTGATGGTCGCGCTCTACAATGGATACGTTACGCCGTTCATCGTGATGTTCACCGTTCCGGTGGCGGTGGTCGGCGCACTCGGGGCGCTCGCGATCACGCATCAAACGCTGAACCTCTTCTCGCTGATCGGCTCGATCATGCTGGTCGGTCTGGTAGCGAAGAACGGCATCCTGCTCGTCGACTTTGCCAACCAGCTGCGCGAGCGCGGCCTCTCGAAAATGGACGCGATCGTCGAGAGCGCGCATCACCGGTTCCGGCCGATCGTGATGACGACGTTCGCGATGATCGCGGGCATGCTGCCGCTGGCGCTCGCGCTCGATCCGGGATCGCAAGCGGAACGGCCGCTGGGCATCGTGGTGATCGGCGGGCTCTCGTCTTCGTTGGTGCTGACGCTGCTGCTGATTCCGATCATGTACCTGCGCTTCGCGCCGAAAGATCAGCCGCAACCCGAAGCACCCGAGCCGAAGACGACGCCGCAGCAGTCGTTACCGGTGTAA
- a CDS encoding PhzF family phenazine biosynthesis protein, with the protein MDVFTSERFCGNPLAVVLDADELDAELMQRIAREMNLSETTFVIRPGDQRATQRVRIFTPGHELPFAGHPTLGTAFVLQQAGRAGNDLTFEMEAGLIPVRREGEMWWMTPPPAEAISAAFDRAAVAQALGLPVSTVMMPPQVFGGRGVGFLCVLLDTEQNVDWVMLDRHDLVAATNEGVGEGDVLIFSYQGGKAYSRMFAALAHHVGEDPATGSSIAPLCAALGWWRLLDQSRTSLEVEQGRAMGRPSRLAARFTVEGTYVQQVSVGGSCVAVYESALKLD; encoded by the coding sequence GTGGACGTTTTCACGTCCGAGCGTTTTTGTGGGAACCCGCTCGCCGTCGTGCTCGATGCCGACGAACTCGACGCCGAGTTGATGCAGCGGATCGCGCGCGAGATGAACCTGTCAGAGACGACCTTCGTGATCCGGCCCGGCGATCAACGCGCAACCCAGCGCGTTCGGATTTTTACGCCCGGCCACGAGTTGCCGTTTGCGGGCCATCCGACGCTGGGCACCGCCTTCGTGCTGCAGCAGGCCGGGCGCGCGGGCAACGACCTGACCTTCGAGATGGAAGCCGGGCTCATTCCCGTGCGGCGCGAGGGCGAGATGTGGTGGATGACGCCGCCTCCCGCCGAAGCGATCAGCGCGGCGTTCGATCGCGCGGCCGTTGCGCAGGCGCTGGGATTGCCGGTTTCCACCGTCATGATGCCGCCGCAAGTGTTCGGCGGGCGCGGCGTCGGGTTCTTGTGCGTGCTGCTCGATACCGAGCAAAACGTCGACTGGGTGATGCTCGATCGGCACGACTTGGTCGCGGCAACCAACGAGGGCGTTGGCGAAGGCGACGTATTGATCTTCAGCTACCAAGGCGGCAAAGCGTATTCGCGCATGTTCGCCGCACTGGCGCACCACGTCGGCGAGGATCCCGCCACGGGCTCCTCGATTGCGCCGCTGTGCGCAGCCCTCGGATGGTGGCGCTTGCTCGATCAAAGCCGAACCTCGCTCGAGGTAGAGCAAGGCCGCGCGATGGGGCGTCCGAGCCGTCTGGCGGCGCGATTCACGGTCGAGGGAACATACGTGCAGCAGGTGAGCGTCGGCGGTTCGTGCGTCGCCGTCTACGAGAGCGCGCTGAAGCTCGACTAA
- a CDS encoding LysR substrate-binding domain-containing protein — protein sequence MNVKDLQYALALERRRSFSRAAEDCGVAQPTLSAQIRKLEGELGIELFERDGRTIRVTPAGELILDQARVVLEAVGRIEELAQVRADPMVGPIRLGVIPTLAPYLLPEILTPLQAQLPFAPLVVVEDMTHRLIESIDAGRLDAALVATDHSDGNLSEIALFEEPFSLALPLEDPLATHERVRVEQLDPSALILLADGHCLSDQALALCGQTRGRGLRSDLSATSLETVLNLVEAGLGMTIVPELARAHFEGRFSRIAFRTLEGPHSARSIRVIHRAFVPRRPAIERLAATIRKSVPMGSPA from the coding sequence ATGAACGTCAAGGATCTTCAGTACGCGCTCGCCCTCGAGCGCCGGCGCAGCTTCAGCCGCGCGGCGGAAGATTGCGGCGTTGCCCAGCCGACGCTGAGCGCCCAGATTCGCAAGCTCGAAGGTGAGCTCGGAATCGAACTGTTCGAGCGCGACGGCCGCACGATTCGCGTAACCCCCGCGGGTGAGCTGATCTTGGACCAGGCCCGGGTCGTGCTGGAGGCGGTCGGACGTATCGAAGAGTTGGCGCAGGTGCGGGCCGATCCCATGGTCGGACCGATCCGGTTGGGCGTCATCCCGACCTTGGCGCCGTATCTGCTTCCCGAGATTTTGACGCCGCTGCAAGCGCAGCTTCCCTTTGCGCCGCTGGTGGTCGTGGAGGACATGACCCATCGGCTCATCGAGTCGATCGACGCCGGACGGCTGGACGCGGCGCTGGTTGCGACCGACCACAGCGACGGCAACCTTTCGGAGATCGCGCTGTTCGAGGAGCCTTTTAGCCTGGCGCTGCCGCTGGAGGACCCGCTCGCGACGCACGAACGGGTGCGGGTCGAGCAACTCGACCCGAGCGCGTTGATCCTCCTGGCCGACGGGCACTGTCTTTCGGACCAGGCGCTGGCGCTGTGCGGGCAGACGCGTGGGCGTGGTCTGCGCAGCGACCTGAGCGCGACGAGCCTCGAGACGGTGCTGAATTTGGTCGAGGCGGGGCTCGGGATGACGATTGTGCCCGAGCTCGCACGGGCGCACTTCGAGGGGCGCTTTTCGCGGATTGCTTTCCGCACGTTGGAAGGACCGCATTCGGCCCGCTCCATCCGCGTCATTCACCGCGCGTTCGTGCCGCGCCGCCCGGCCATCGAACGACTCGCCGCGACGATCCGGAAGAGCGTGCCGATGGGAAGCCCGGCGTAA
- a CDS encoding efflux RND transporter periplasmic adaptor subunit: protein MRALKKALFGASLTTLSLAVAACGGGATRHHRGGYGQGSPQAIPVATAAPKTVQPKVQIAGIVAPYQNVSISSSLSEPTDRVNVLQGDHVYRGEVLAVLDTTDLVANYNADLRNAESADARAVETKYQAQLNLGSGTNQVEAAQAAMRNAKLVYDQDSSLYKSGYVSQSELEAARSSYVQDLNTYNTAVLNAKVNGNNLQGLQAATVASAIADAQSAHAQAQQIEAQIERATIVSPVNGIVVNRNLNPGEYPGSRTIFTLQQLDPVYAELNASSSNVFEIPRGATAAIAVSGVPNASYTGRVNAVLGQVQPGSTNFTVEVIVPNPGDRLQSGMAVTGTIDLPRVSGVGIPTAAFLDDSHTTIMTVAADGTAKEQSVEELGSDGTTSIVTGISDGTQVISNGQLGITNGEQVATTDTSPSPAASASPGSSASPGAGASPGHHWSGHKRP from the coding sequence ATGCGTGCATTGAAGAAAGCCCTGTTCGGCGCGTCGCTCACGACGCTGAGCCTCGCCGTCGCCGCGTGCGGCGGCGGCGCGACCCGTCATCATCGCGGCGGTTACGGCCAGGGGAGTCCGCAGGCAATTCCCGTCGCGACGGCCGCGCCAAAAACGGTCCAACCGAAAGTGCAGATTGCGGGGATCGTTGCGCCGTATCAAAATGTCTCGATCTCCAGTTCGCTCAGCGAACCAACCGACCGCGTCAACGTCCTGCAAGGGGATCACGTGTACCGCGGCGAGGTGCTCGCCGTCCTCGATACGACGGACCTGGTGGCGAACTACAACGCCGACTTGCGTAACGCCGAATCGGCCGACGCGCGCGCGGTCGAAACCAAGTATCAAGCGCAACTCAATCTCGGATCGGGAACGAATCAGGTCGAAGCGGCACAGGCGGCGATGCGCAATGCAAAGCTGGTGTACGATCAGGACAGCTCGCTCTACAAAAGCGGTTACGTGTCGCAATCGGAGCTCGAAGCGGCCCGCTCGAGCTACGTGCAGGATCTGAACACCTATAATACGGCGGTGCTCAACGCCAAAGTGAACGGCAACAACTTGCAAGGTCTTCAGGCCGCGACCGTAGCGTCGGCGATCGCCGACGCTCAATCCGCGCATGCGCAGGCCCAGCAAATCGAGGCGCAGATCGAACGGGCGACGATCGTTTCCCCCGTCAACGGAATCGTGGTAAACCGCAATCTGAATCCCGGTGAGTACCCTGGATCGCGTACGATCTTCACCTTGCAGCAGCTCGATCCGGTCTACGCCGAATTGAACGCGTCCTCGTCGAACGTCTTCGAAATCCCGCGCGGTGCGACCGCAGCCATCGCCGTTTCCGGCGTGCCGAATGCGTCGTATACCGGGCGCGTCAACGCGGTGCTCGGGCAGGTGCAGCCGGGCTCGACGAATTTCACCGTCGAAGTCATCGTGCCGAATCCCGGCGACCGGCTGCAGTCCGGTATGGCGGTTACCGGCACGATCGATCTCCCGCGCGTCAGCGGCGTCGGGATTCCGACCGCGGCGTTTCTCGACGACTCGCACACGACCATCATGACCGTCGCAGCCGACGGAACGGCTAAAGAGCAAAGCGTGGAAGAACTCGGCAGCGACGGCACCACCTCGATCGTCACCGGCATCAGCGACGGCACGCAAGTGATTTCCAACGGGCAACTCGGGATCACGAACGGCGAGCAAGTCGCGACCACCGACACGAGCCCATCGCCGGCCGCGAGCGCATCGCCCGGCTCCAGTGCGTCTCCCGGTGCCGGCGCATCTCCCGGGCATCATTGGTCCGGTCATAAGCGGCCGTAG
- a CDS encoding VOC family protein produces MKIHLGTVGHFGLAVRDAKKSADWWRTLFDLRTMFEDDDYVGLTNDDITIVLFQGTPHPKTIEHMSFHLPDLKALNAALDWLKQHQVDVEDPGDEIGPEAPGSRNMGLWFRDPDGYRWELSVLSRR; encoded by the coding sequence ATGAAGATTCACCTGGGAACCGTCGGACACTTCGGGCTCGCGGTCCGTGATGCGAAGAAGAGCGCGGATTGGTGGCGCACGCTCTTCGATTTGAGAACGATGTTCGAGGACGATGATTACGTCGGCCTGACCAACGATGACATCACGATCGTCTTATTCCAGGGAACCCCGCATCCGAAGACGATCGAGCACATGTCGTTTCATCTGCCGGATTTGAAAGCGCTCAATGCGGCGCTCGACTGGCTGAAGCAGCACCAGGTCGACGTTGAGGATCCGGGCGACGAGATCGGCCCCGAGGCGCCCGGATCCCGGAACATGGGTCTATGGTTTCGCGACCCCGACGGCTACCGGTGGGAGCTTTCCGTTCTCTCTCGGCGCTAG
- a CDS encoding efflux RND transporter permease subunit: MWLTRLCVQRPTIIFVLLALIAVVGTIGVMTITQQQFPNVDFPVVGVRLSYPGGSTTEIRDAIVRPIEDAIAGAPDLDYINTTIQEGQASITATFDLSSNQTTDLVQVQRRVMIAQSQLPSDMPAPTIGTFDPAQATVVTIGVSSSALTPGQLSAIVTNNIVPTLEQVDGVSNVNAGGTVTPAYEVQVNPNLLTSAGYTLNDIVSSIQANNNREPGGIAYLPGHETTIDVRGDLTTQASVANLLISAASQYTTAFGNATYSEPAVPGAPGAPSTLTAGTSQAGATSPSTGSQSVTTPSNPVPATASPAAVGTPQASSPSATASPVNPAPSPYPQLQLASAAGVSSTAAPAAPSAGAGGGSYSGPSLSNVNPWTYAPRQMRISDVADVIDGYEPQRQYSYVGTVPTISLGVQKATGASEVVAARNVIAALPAIEKQYPQIHFQVINDQAAYTEDQIFGVMRTLSEAIVITAIVMLFFLRSWRHAIVVMVAIPSSLGVTLALMKAFNFSIDTVSLLAMTLIIGILVDDSIVVIENVERHHANGEQPKEAAIKGRTQIGPAAIVITLVDVVVFLPIAFLPGTVGRFLSEFALVVVTATLTSLFISFTVTPALAGNWSLLSKWKPPKLIDGFTRLFEQTRLWYAQRALPWALRRPRLVVIGSFGAVIAALMLPVLGIIGFEFMPPVDRGEVFVQFTYPTGTPLTKVNATIAAMTKELARIHDVQSDTAIAGGTQSGFGGSINLGSVGQVHVFLQDNHKLSTAQWAQRFSAMARKLAPGAKILSVAATGFGGGSSQQIDYLVTSADDEPEKYAPQVLAALEQTPGAIDVNSSSENLAPQLDIDFDRDSARALNVNIGQAAAAIRAAFGGTLATQIQTSHGIKYVQVLYPRSFQTSIATLLALPLRANNGSIIRLADIVKLVNDPSEPLMTRTNRETVVHIQANLSPNVPLSTVQKRFQQKLAALHLPQGVSVKPNVGGNQQNLSDTVIGMGSGLILSGILVYLLMVALYNSYRLPFIIMFAVPVATVGALTSLAITRQALNLYSLIGTVLLVGLASKNGILLVDFANHMVESGMDRVNAMIEAAKERFRPIVMTTCAMIAGMTPIALALDPGGAQRQALGIVVIGGLISSLVLTLVLVPVIFMWLGPTPAPKEAQAV, from the coding sequence ATGTGGCTTACGCGGCTGTGCGTCCAGCGGCCCACGATCATCTTCGTCTTGCTCGCGCTGATCGCCGTCGTCGGGACGATCGGCGTGATGACGATCACGCAACAACAATTCCCGAACGTCGACTTTCCGGTCGTCGGCGTTCGCCTGAGCTATCCCGGCGGCTCCACGACCGAGATCCGTGACGCGATCGTGCGGCCGATCGAAGACGCCATCGCCGGTGCGCCCGATCTCGACTATATCAACACGACGATTCAGGAGGGACAGGCGTCGATCACGGCGACCTTCGACCTGAGCTCGAATCAAACCACCGATCTCGTGCAGGTCCAGCGCCGCGTCATGATTGCGCAATCGCAGCTTCCGAGCGATATGCCCGCGCCGACGATCGGCACGTTCGATCCGGCACAAGCAACAGTCGTGACGATCGGCGTAAGCTCCAGTGCGCTCACCCCGGGCCAGCTTTCGGCGATCGTGACCAACAACATCGTGCCCACGCTCGAACAAGTCGACGGCGTTTCGAACGTCAACGCAGGTGGAACGGTGACGCCGGCCTACGAGGTTCAAGTCAATCCGAACCTGCTCACGTCAGCGGGATACACGCTCAACGACATCGTCAGTTCGATCCAAGCGAACAACAATCGTGAGCCGGGCGGCATTGCGTATCTTCCCGGACACGAGACGACGATCGACGTGCGCGGGGACCTCACGACGCAGGCGTCGGTCGCGAATCTGCTGATCAGCGCGGCATCGCAGTATACGACGGCATTCGGCAACGCAACATACAGCGAGCCGGCCGTGCCCGGAGCACCGGGCGCACCCTCGACCCTTACGGCCGGCACGAGCCAGGCGGGTGCGACGAGCCCCTCGACCGGTTCGCAGAGCGTGACCACACCGTCGAATCCCGTGCCCGCGACGGCCTCGCCCGCGGCCGTCGGCACGCCGCAGGCGTCGTCGCCTTCCGCAACGGCAAGCCCGGTCAACCCCGCGCCCTCGCCGTATCCTCAATTACAGTTGGCATCTGCCGCGGGCGTGTCGAGTACTGCGGCTCCGGCCGCTCCAAGCGCCGGTGCCGGGGGCGGGTCGTATTCGGGTCCGTCGCTCTCGAATGTGAACCCGTGGACCTACGCGCCACGCCAGATGCGCATATCCGACGTCGCCGACGTCATCGATGGCTACGAGCCGCAACGCCAATACAGCTATGTGGGCACCGTGCCGACGATCTCGCTCGGCGTGCAAAAGGCGACCGGCGCGAGCGAGGTGGTGGCGGCGCGCAACGTAATCGCCGCATTGCCCGCAATCGAGAAGCAGTATCCGCAGATTCACTTCCAGGTGATCAACGATCAGGCCGCTTACACCGAGGATCAGATCTTCGGAGTGATGCGCACGCTTTCCGAAGCGATCGTGATTACCGCGATCGTGATGCTGTTCTTTCTGCGCTCGTGGCGTCACGCGATCGTCGTGATGGTGGCGATCCCCTCGTCGCTCGGTGTAACGCTCGCGCTGATGAAGGCGTTCAATTTCTCGATCGACACCGTCTCACTGCTCGCGATGACGCTCATCATCGGGATTTTGGTCGACGACTCGATCGTCGTGATCGAGAACGTCGAACGTCATCACGCAAATGGTGAGCAACCCAAGGAGGCCGCGATCAAGGGCCGCACGCAGATCGGCCCCGCGGCCATCGTGATCACGCTGGTCGACGTCGTGGTCTTTCTTCCGATCGCGTTTCTGCCCGGTACGGTCGGACGATTTCTTTCAGAGTTCGCCCTCGTGGTCGTCACCGCGACGCTGACCTCGCTCTTCATCTCTTTTACGGTAACCCCCGCGCTGGCGGGCAACTGGTCGTTGCTTTCGAAGTGGAAACCGCCGAAGCTGATCGACGGCTTCACTCGGCTCTTCGAACAGACGCGGCTTTGGTATGCACAGCGCGCGCTGCCCTGGGCATTACGGCGTCCGCGCCTGGTCGTGATCGGATCGTTTGGCGCGGTGATCGCGGCCCTCATGTTGCCCGTACTCGGTATCATCGGCTTCGAGTTCATGCCGCCGGTCGATCGCGGCGAGGTCTTCGTGCAGTTCACCTACCCGACCGGTACGCCGCTGACCAAGGTCAACGCGACGATCGCGGCGATGACCAAGGAGCTTGCGCGCATTCACGACGTGCAATCTGACACCGCGATCGCCGGCGGTACGCAGAGCGGCTTCGGGGGATCGATCAATCTCGGCAGCGTTGGCCAGGTTCACGTGTTTCTTCAAGACAATCACAAACTGAGCACGGCGCAGTGGGCACAGCGCTTCAGTGCGATGGCGCGCAAACTCGCACCCGGCGCGAAGATCCTTTCGGTTGCCGCGACCGGCTTCGGCGGCGGAAGTTCGCAGCAGATCGACTATCTGGTCACCTCGGCCGACGATGAGCCGGAGAAATATGCGCCGCAAGTTCTCGCGGCGCTGGAACAGACCCCCGGCGCAATCGACGTCAACAGCTCGTCGGAGAACCTCGCGCCGCAACTCGACATCGATTTCGATCGGGACAGCGCTCGGGCGCTCAACGTCAACATCGGCCAGGCCGCGGCGGCGATTCGCGCCGCGTTCGGCGGAACGTTGGCGACGCAGATTCAGACCTCGCACGGGATCAAATACGTGCAGGTGCTGTATCCGCGAAGCTTCCAGACCTCGATCGCGACGTTGCTCGCGCTGCCGCTGCGCGCCAATAATGGTTCGATCATTCGTCTGGCCGACATCGTCAAACTGGTCAACGATCCGTCCGAGCCGCTGATGACGCGGACGAATCGTGAGACGGTCGTGCACATCCAGGCGAATCTTTCTCCGAACGTCCCGCTCTCGACCGTGCAGAAGCGCTTCCAGCAGAAATTGGCGGCGCTACACTTGCCGCAGGGCGTGAGCGTCAAGCCGAACGTCGGCGGCAATCAGCAGAATCTCTCCGACACGGTGATCGGTATGGGCTCGGGGCTGATCCTTTCGGGCATTCTCGTCTATCTCTTGATGGTCGCACTCTATAACAGCTATCGTCTGCCCTTCATCATCATGTTCGCCGTTCCGGTGGCGACGGTTGGGGCATTGACCTCGCTGGCGATCACGCGGCAGGCGCTCAACCTCTACTCGCTGATCGGAACGGTGCTGCTGGTCGGCCTTGCCTCGAAGAACGGTATCCTGTTGGTCGACTTTGCGAACCACATGGTAGAGAGCGGCATGGACCGGGTCAACGCGATGATCGAAGCGGCGAAGGAACGCTTCCGGCCGATCGTCATGACGACGTGCGCGATGATCGCCGGTATGACGCCGATCGCACTTGCGCTCGATCCGGGCGGTGCGCAGCGTCAGGCGCTGGGTATCGTGGTCATCGGAGGTTTGATCAGCTCGCTCGTGCTCACGCTCGTGCTCGTTCCGGTCATTTTTATGTGGCTCGGACCCACTCCGGCGCCGAAGGAGGCGCAGGCAGTATGA
- a CDS encoding SOS response-associated peptidase, whose protein sequence is MCGRFTLTKPQRIGDAYPRYRFEEFSEYRLPRFNIAPTQGVLAVRNDGTERVEPLEWGIGGRINARAETVVSKPAPLRCIIFADGFYEWRGRKPVYYTMRDERVFVFAGIWEPAINGPPECAIVTCPPNELVAPVHNRMPVILGDKALDEWLAPGDLDPERARIFMQPYSANEMTARDVSMRLNDARNDRPDVLLDDDPVQETLF, encoded by the coding sequence ATGTGTGGACGTTTTACCCTGACGAAGCCGCAACGCATCGGGGACGCCTACCCTCGCTATCGCTTCGAGGAATTTAGTGAGTACCGCCTACCGCGGTTCAATATCGCCCCGACGCAAGGCGTGCTGGCCGTCCGCAATGACGGCACGGAACGCGTCGAGCCGCTCGAGTGGGGAATCGGCGGCCGTATCAACGCGCGCGCTGAGACCGTCGTCTCCAAGCCTGCGCCATTGCGCTGCATTATCTTCGCCGACGGATTCTACGAATGGCGCGGACGCAAGCCGGTCTATTACACGATGCGCGACGAGCGCGTCTTCGTTTTTGCGGGAATTTGGGAACCCGCGATCAACGGACCGCCCGAGTGCGCGATCGTGACATGCCCTCCGAACGAACTCGTGGCGCCCGTGCACAACCGCATGCCGGTCATTCTCGGCGACAAGGCGCTCGATGAGTGGCTTGCACCCGGCGATCTCGACCCCGAACGCGCACGAATCTTCATGCAGCCTTATAGCGCAAATGAAATGACGGCGCGCGACGTGTCGATGCGCCTCAACGACGCGCGCAACGATCGGCCCGACGTTCTCCTCGACGACGATCCCGTGCAGGAGACGCTGTTCTAG